From Phyllopteryx taeniolatus isolate TA_2022b chromosome 18, UOR_Ptae_1.2, whole genome shotgun sequence, the proteins below share one genomic window:
- the fosab gene encoding v-fos FBJ murine osteosarcoma viral oncogene homolog Ab: MMFNVFDPECDSSSRCSTASPAADCGSNPGYYQASPAGSCSSVGSPQSLDFTELTASSAAFVPTVTAISASPDLRWMVRPLVPSAPPSRRAPSRPHGAAKRGRTEQISTEEETKKKIRRERNKQAAAKCRNRRRELTDTLQAETDQLEDEKSGLQNDIADLLKEKERLEFILAAHRPICKVPAELDSDHPAPSVAPARSRLSAADSLFSAGAVKLSDLDTSVLEESLDLLTETEMTDMTEMERSVPEVDLSASLCGAQDWEQLCPSVTSGDFEPPLCTPVVACTPAGASFASSFVFTFPEADSFPGGGAARRRGIGGDERPSDSLDSPTLLAL; encoded by the exons ATGATGTTCAACGTGTTCGACCCGGAGTGCGACTCGTCGTCCCGGTGCAGCACGGCGTCCCCGGCCGCGGACTGCGGCAGCAACCCGGGCTACTACCAAGCGTCCCCGGCCGGCTCCTGCTCCAGCGTGGGCTCGCCGCAATCGCTG GACTTCACCGAGCTGACGGCCTCGAGCGCCGCCTTCGTCCCCACGGTGACGGCCATCTCGGCCAGCCCCGACCTGCGGTGGATGGTCCGGCCGCTGGTGCCCTCGGCGCCCCCCTCGCGCCGGGCGCCGTCCCGACCTCACGGCGCCGCCAAGAGAGGCAGGACGGAACAG ATTTCAACTGAGgaggaaacaaagaagaaaattcGCAGGGAGAGAAACAAGCAGGCGGCCGCCAAATGCCGCAACAGGAGGCGAGAGCTGACCGACACGCTCCAAGCT GAAACCGATCAACTGGAGGACGAGAAGTCCGGCCTTCAGAACGACATCGCCGACCTCCTGAAGGAGAAGGAACGTCTGGAGTTCATCCTGGCGGCCCACCGGCCCATCTGCAAAGTCCCCGCCGAGCTGGACTCGGACCACCCGGCGCCTTCCGTCGCCCCGGCCCGCTCCCGCCTCTCCGCCGCCGACTCGCTCTTTTCTGCCGGCGCGGTGAAACTGAGCGACCTGGACACCTCCGTGCTGGAGGAGTCCCTGGACCTGCTGACTGAGACGGAGATGACGGACATGACGGAGATGGAGCGCTCGGTCCCCGAGGTGGACCTGTCCGCCTCGCTGTGCGGCGCTCAGGACTGGGAGCAGCTGTGCCCGTCGGTGACCAGCGGCGACTTCGAGCCGCCGCTGTGCACGCCCGTGGTGGCGTGCACGCCCGCGGGCGCCTCCTTCGCGTCCTCGTTCGTGTTCACCTTCCCGGAGGCCGACTCCTTCCCCGGCGGAGGCGCGGCGCGGAGGCGAGGGATCGGCGGCGACGAGCGGCCGTCCGACTCGCTCGACTCGCCCACGCTGCTGGCCCTTTAA
- the LOC133468338 gene encoding protein c-Fos-like isoform X2: MSIMQPDYWSPSGCSTASPGGGTLGCSLQPLSPAADNQEDADSGASDCLVPTAGGTSPARRRPLRPSVVPLVSPSSKKAKAAACTKFQKDESSKDEDERRRIRRERNKIAAAKCRNRRRELIDALQAETDQLEDEKSSLRSEIDELLKEKERLERTLSSHESSCKLDKDDEGERDVTMPSPESDAEGPRVPAAVIFGNSDILLCSGAEDDETPEDDLDDLVPETEAAAASGDVGAAAGAFVPDVGDLSGALCLPDWETLYRSVADDLRWLSGNFRTCGVFSFGLADTDALAEGGGSGPEDGLNSPTLLTL, from the exons ATGTCAATCATGCAGCCGGATTATTGGTCTCCGTCCGGCTGCAGCACAGCATCGCCTGGCGGGGGCACCCTCGGGTGCAGCCTGCAGCCTCTGTCACCGGCAGCTGACAACCaagag GATGCGGACAGCGGCGCTTCGGACTGTCTCGTCCCCACGGCGGGCGGCACCTCGCCGGCTCGGAGGCGCCCCCTGCGGCCGAGCGTGGTGcccctcgtctcgccttccagCAAGAAGGCCAAAGCCGCCGCCTGCACGAAATTCCAGAAGGACGAG TCTTCCAAAGACGAGGACGAAAGGAGGCGGATTCGCCGGGAGAGGAACAAAATAGCTGCGGCAAAATGCCGGAACAGGCGTCGGGAGCTGATCGACGCCCTGCAAGCT GAAACTGACCAACTGGAAGACGAGAAGTCGAGCCTCCGGTCGGAGATCGACGAGCTCCTGAAGGAGAAGGAGCGACTGGAGCGGACGCTGTCATCCCACGAGTCCTCCTGCAAACTGGACAAGGACGACGAGGGAGAGCGGGACGTCACGATGCCGTCACCCGAAAGCGACGCCGAGGGCCCCCGCGTCCCGGCCGCGGTCATTTTCGGCAACTCCGACATCCTGCTGTGCTCCGGCGCCGAGGACGACGAGACCCCGGAGGACGACCTAGACGACCTCGTCCCGGAAACGGAGGCGGCGGCCGCCTCCGGGGACGTGGGGGCGGCGGCCGGGGCGTTCGTGCCCGACGTCGGAGATCTGAGCGGGGCGCTGTGCCTGCCCGACTGGGAAACCTTGTACAGGTCGGTCGCCGACGACCTCCGATGGCTCAGCGGCAACTTCCGCACCTGCGGCGTCTTCTCCTTCGGCCTGGCCGACACGGACGCCTTGGCGGAGGGCGGCGGGAGCGGCCCGGAAGACGGCCTCAACTCCCCGACGCTCCTGACGCTGTga
- the LOC133468338 gene encoding protein c-Fos-like isoform X1: MSIMQPDYWSPSGCSTASPGGGTLGCSLQPLSPAADNQEVQKKKKKKMNLSFYCIIILTQCDSLPFFLPPGCGQRRFGLSRPHGGRHLAGSEAPPAAERGAPRLAFQQEGQSRRLHEIPEGRVFQRRGRKEADSPGEEQNSCGKMPEQASGADRRPASCTCGREKKKSCFASKSTRALPPFVFLPRQETDQLEDEKSSLRSEIDELLKEKERLERTLSSHESSCKLDKDDEGERDVTMPSPESDAEGPRVPAAVIFGNSDILLCSGAEDDETPEDDLDDLVPETEAAAASGDVGAAAGAFVPDVGDLSGALCLPDWETLYRSVADDLRWLSGNFRTCGVFSFGLADTDALAEGGGSGPEDGLNSPTLLTL, translated from the exons ATGTCAATCATGCAGCCGGATTATTGGTCTCCGTCCGGCTGCAGCACAGCATCGCCTGGCGGGGGCACCCTCGGGTGCAGCCTGCAGCCTCTGTCACCGGCAGCTGACAACCaagaggtacaaaaaaaaaaaaaaaaaaaaatgaatctgtCGTTTTATTGTATCATAATTCTCACACAATGCGATTCTCTCCCTTTCTTTCTCCCCCCAGGATGCGGACAGCGGCGCTTCGGACTGTCTCGTCCCCACGGCGGGCGGCACCTCGCCGGCTCGGAGGCGCCCCCTGCGGCCGAGCGTGGTGcccctcgtctcgccttccagCAAGAAGGCCAAAGCCGCCGCCTGCACGAAATTCCAGAAGGACGAG TCTTCCAAAGACGAGGACGAAAGGAGGCGGATTCGCCGGGAGAGGAACAAAATAGCTGCGGCAAAATGCCGGAACAGGCGTCGGGAGCTGATCGACGCCCTGCAAGCTGTACGTGtggaagggagaaaaaaaaaagttgttttgcttCAAAGAGCACGCGAGCGCTgcctccttttgtttttttgccccgTCAGGAAACTGACCAACTGGAAGACGAGAAGTCGAGCCTCCGGTCGGAGATCGACGAGCTCCTGAAGGAGAAGGAGCGACTGGAGCGGACGCTGTCATCCCACGAGTCCTCCTGCAAACTGGACAAGGACGACGAGGGAGAGCGGGACGTCACGATGCCGTCACCCGAAAGCGACGCCGAGGGCCCCCGCGTCCCGGCCGCGGTCATTTTCGGCAACTCCGACATCCTGCTGTGCTCCGGCGCCGAGGACGACGAGACCCCGGAGGACGACCTAGACGACCTCGTCCCGGAAACGGAGGCGGCGGCCGCCTCCGGGGACGTGGGGGCGGCGGCCGGGGCGTTCGTGCCCGACGTCGGAGATCTGAGCGGGGCGCTGTGCCTGCCCGACTGGGAAACCTTGTACAGGTCGGTCGCCGACGACCTCCGATGGCTCAGCGGCAACTTCCGCACCTGCGGCGTCTTCTCCTTCGGCCTGGCCGACACGGACGCCTTGGCGGAGGGCGGCGGGAGCGGCCCGGAAGACGGCCTCAACTCCCCGACGCTCCTGACGCTGTga